In the genome of Haloarcula sp. CBA1129, one region contains:
- a CDS encoding urea ABC transporter substrate-binding protein, with amino-acid sequence MTRSSVSRRQFLGASGAALVTGLAGCSAGEGGTSTDTASSTDTLKIGVLEDQSGNFALVGDPKAKASMLAIEEINANGGIDGKQIETFQRDPQSDNQRYQELTRTAINEENVDALWAGYSSATREAIRPIIDRNEQLYFYTTQYEGGVCDEFTFAVGPTARQQLGIVLPYLVEEFGPDIYTIAADYNFGQLSADWVKVLANENDANVLGEEFIPLSESSFGSTINRIQEADPDFVMSMLVGANHTSFYEQKASAGLDIPIGTSTAMAQGYEHRRLDAPAMANIYAGVNYMEEVPTESNTGDGGFVDRYFEMYPDAPYLNEEAETNYFSTYMYKKAVEQAGTTEQPEVIDALESGIELGTEEAPEAPEGETIKLDGATHHVDHHMWIMRADEEHNVEAVENHQIPETFLSETAGCNLPENPEQTQYTPVDYYEEAE; translated from the coding sequence ATGACCCGGTCGTCTGTCAGCCGTCGCCAGTTCCTCGGCGCGAGTGGGGCCGCACTCGTCACCGGCCTTGCCGGCTGTTCGGCCGGTGAAGGCGGGACCTCGACCGACACTGCGAGCAGCACCGACACGCTCAAAATCGGCGTCCTCGAGGACCAGTCGGGGAACTTCGCCCTCGTCGGTGACCCAAAGGCCAAGGCGTCGATGCTCGCCATCGAAGAGATCAACGCCAACGGCGGGATCGACGGCAAGCAGATCGAGACGTTCCAGCGCGACCCTCAGTCCGATAACCAGCGGTATCAGGAGCTCACCCGCACGGCAATCAATGAGGAAAACGTCGACGCGCTGTGGGCTGGCTACTCCTCGGCGACCCGGGAGGCCATCCGTCCGATAATCGACCGCAACGAACAGCTCTACTTCTACACCACCCAGTACGAAGGCGGTGTCTGTGATGAGTTCACCTTCGCGGTCGGGCCGACCGCCCGCCAGCAGCTCGGCATCGTGCTCCCGTATCTGGTCGAGGAGTTCGGCCCGGACATCTACACCATCGCGGCTGACTACAACTTCGGGCAGCTCTCAGCGGACTGGGTGAAGGTGCTGGCAAACGAAAACGACGCGAACGTGCTCGGCGAGGAGTTCATTCCGCTCAGCGAGTCCTCCTTCGGCTCGACGATCAACCGCATTCAGGAAGCCGACCCGGACTTCGTCATGTCCATGCTCGTGGGCGCGAACCACACGTCGTTCTACGAACAGAAGGCCTCGGCAGGACTTGACATCCCGATTGGCACCTCGACGGCGATGGCACAGGGGTACGAGCACCGACGGCTCGACGCCCCGGCGATGGCCAACATCTACGCTGGCGTCAACTACATGGAGGAAGTTCCGACCGAGAGCAACACGGGCGACGGCGGCTTCGTCGACCGGTACTTCGAGATGTATCCCGACGCGCCCTACCTCAACGAGGAGGCCGAGACCAACTACTTCTCGACGTACATGTACAAGAAAGCCGTCGAGCAGGCCGGGACCACCGAACAGCCGGAAGTCATCGACGCTCTGGAGTCGGGGATCGAACTCGGCACTGAAGAGGCACCCGAAGCGCCCGAAGGTGAGACGATCAAGCTCGACGGCGCGACCCACCACGTCGACCACCACATGTGGATTATGCGCGCCGACGAGGAGCACAACGTCGAAGCCGTCGAGAACCACCAGATCCCCGAGACGTTCCTCTCGGAGACGGCCGGCTGTAACCTCCCCGAGAACCCGGAGCAGACCCAGTACACCCCGGTCGACTACTACGAGGAGGCCGAATAG
- the urtB gene encoding urea ABC transporter, permease protein UrtB, whose product MVNGINLALQFLDSFAFIVLAAAGLAIIFGIMGVINLAHGEFILIGAYTATLAVTQLGLPLVVAMLVGGLVTGLFGILTERVIISGAWPNYISQRTLGRDVIEPLYNRLADSMVATFGLSLILTQGARIRFGNSIDQIATPFGAISYGEFSYSTYRIVLAGVSIGLLVATYYLFTRTEFGMRARATIQDKETAQAMGVNTDRMYMLTFGIGSALAGLTGALFAPVISMQPTLGDQFLVEAFVAVVVGGPSVVLGTALSGGVLGAILATFSNLYGTFIGRIALLVAALIALRFLPDGITGFIEQLRKRRQESE is encoded by the coding sequence ATGGTAAACGGCATCAACCTCGCGTTACAGTTCCTCGACAGCTTCGCGTTCATCGTGCTCGCCGCGGCGGGGTTGGCCATCATCTTCGGGATCATGGGCGTCATCAATCTGGCCCACGGAGAGTTTATTCTCATCGGGGCCTACACCGCGACGCTGGCCGTGACGCAACTCGGCCTCCCGCTCGTCGTCGCGATGCTTGTTGGCGGTCTGGTCACCGGTCTCTTCGGGATTCTGACCGAGCGGGTGATTATCTCCGGGGCATGGCCTAATTACATCAGCCAGCGGACGCTGGGCCGCGACGTCATCGAACCGCTGTACAACCGGCTGGCCGATTCGATGGTTGCCACCTTCGGGCTCAGTCTGATACTGACACAGGGTGCCCGAATCCGCTTCGGGAACTCTATCGATCAGATAGCCACGCCGTTCGGCGCGATTTCGTACGGCGAGTTCTCCTACTCGACGTACCGGATCGTTCTCGCTGGCGTTAGCATCGGGCTGCTCGTAGCCACTTACTACCTGTTTACCCGGACCGAATTCGGGATGCGCGCCCGGGCGACGATACAGGACAAGGAAACGGCACAGGCCATGGGCGTCAACACTGACCGGATGTATATGCTGACGTTCGGCATCGGGTCGGCGCTGGCCGGGCTGACCGGTGCGCTGTTCGCACCAGTTATTTCGATGCAGCCAACGCTGGGCGACCAGTTCTTGGTCGAGGCGTTCGTCGCCGTCGTTGTCGGCGGCCCGAGCGTCGTCCTCGGAACTGCGCTTTCTGGGGGTGTCCTCGGAGCGATTTTGGCCACGTTCTCGAACCTCTATGGAACGTTTATCGGCCGCATCGCGCTGCTCGTCGCCGCGCTCATCGCGCTTCGGTTCCTTCCCGACGGCATCACCGGCTTCATCGAACAGCTACGGAAACGCAGACAGGAGAGCGAGTAA
- the urtC gene encoding urea ABC transporter, permease protein UrtC → MSTNSANGETNRSLASRLRSRFEGPNTIGDSRGFWIGFVVAVAALAVYPVFGDGSQLSLFMVLALLGLSLSVVWGYSGVLSFGQVVFFGIGAYTFGVVSINFATPGGITAAVVAGVVGGGVSAAILGYFMFYGGVRDVYVTIITLVSTIVLQTFMAQTAGSEWAIGEAALGGFNGMPDIPLLTLGVEGASYQFIYNPFPMRIIGIGAVEISPFYYLVLALLVGAYLGLRVLVNSDYGRVMVAVREDEDRTEMFGYNVTRVKFVVFTLGGALAGLSGVLYAARNVYIDPTVFSLLFATLPVIWVSIGGRKSLLGAVVATLAVEYLRISMAGELALVLLGTLLLVTILVLPSGFVPWVHEQVVKARLGSGEAGGADAPDASSEVSD, encoded by the coding sequence ATGTCGACAAACAGTGCAAACGGCGAGACGAACCGTTCGCTCGCGAGTCGGCTCCGCAGTCGGTTCGAGGGACCGAACACGATAGGCGACTCCCGCGGGTTCTGGATCGGCTTTGTCGTCGCTGTGGCGGCACTCGCCGTCTACCCGGTGTTCGGTGACGGCTCACAGCTGTCGCTGTTCATGGTGCTGGCGCTGCTGGGGCTTTCGCTGTCGGTCGTCTGGGGGTACTCGGGCGTGCTGAGCTTCGGTCAGGTCGTCTTCTTCGGCATCGGGGCCTACACGTTCGGCGTCGTCTCGATCAACTTCGCGACTCCCGGCGGTATTACGGCTGCCGTCGTTGCTGGCGTCGTCGGCGGTGGCGTCAGCGCGGCGATACTGGGCTATTTCATGTTCTATGGCGGGGTGCGCGACGTCTACGTCACCATCATCACGCTCGTCTCGACAATCGTGCTCCAAACGTTCATGGCCCAGACCGCCGGGTCCGAGTGGGCTATCGGCGAAGCGGCGCTGGGCGGTTTCAACGGGATGCCGGATATCCCGCTGTTGACCCTCGGCGTCGAGGGAGCGTCCTACCAGTTCATCTACAACCCGTTTCCGATGCGGATCATCGGTATCGGGGCAGTCGAAATCAGCCCGTTCTACTACCTCGTGCTAGCGTTGCTAGTCGGGGCATACCTCGGGCTACGGGTCCTCGTCAACTCGGACTACGGCCGCGTGATGGTCGCCGTTCGCGAGGACGAGGACCGAACCGAGATGTTCGGCTACAACGTGACCCGCGTCAAGTTCGTCGTGTTCACGCTCGGTGGCGCGCTGGCTGGCCTCTCCGGCGTCCTCTATGCCGCACGGAATGTCTACATCGACCCGACCGTGTTCTCACTGCTTTTCGCCACGCTGCCGGTTATCTGGGTGAGTATCGGCGGCCGGAAAAGCCTCCTTGGGGCCGTCGTTGCAACGCTCGCAGTCGAATACCTTCGTATCTCGATGGCGGGGGAGCTAGCGCTGGTCCTGCTTGGCACCCTGTTGCTGGTGACGATTCTGGTGCTCCCGAGCGGGTTCGTCCCGTGGGTCCATGAGCAGGTCGTCAAAGCCCGGCTCGGTTCGGGCGAGGCCGGCGGGGCTGACGCACCCGACGCGTCGAGTGAGGTGAGTGACTAA
- a CDS encoding ABC transporter ATP-binding protein, with protein MSDTETESDIDSLGPNVRQTAAELATGDRTETLLQTDGLVKQFGGFTATDDVDFSVAEGELRCLIGPNGAGKSTLLNLITGTYEATDGSIYYNGHDITDLDPHQRVSRGISMKFQVPSVYGDLSVRENVRLPVQQFADGAERRQLVAEAIEAAGLTGYEEVAAGQLSHGQQQQLEIGMAAALEPDLLLLDEPVAGLDVAEREAIAERITRLNEEQGIAFVVIEHDTDFVASIAEEVTVLHNGDVFREGPIEEIASDPEVQRIYLGGES; from the coding sequence ATGAGTGATACTGAAACCGAATCCGACATCGATTCGCTCGGACCGAACGTCCGACAGACTGCCGCGGAACTGGCAACGGGCGACAGAACGGAGACACTGCTACAGACCGACGGGCTCGTCAAGCAGTTCGGTGGGTTCACTGCCACTGACGACGTCGATTTCTCGGTCGCTGAAGGAGAGCTACGCTGTCTCATCGGCCCCAATGGCGCTGGCAAGTCGACGCTACTGAACCTGATTACCGGGACGTACGAGGCTACCGACGGCAGTATCTACTACAACGGCCACGACATCACCGACCTCGACCCACATCAGCGGGTCTCACGCGGTATCAGTATGAAATTTCAGGTCCCGTCCGTGTATGGTGACCTGAGCGTCAGAGAGAACGTCAGGCTTCCCGTCCAGCAGTTCGCCGACGGGGCGGAACGACGGCAACTGGTCGCCGAGGCCATCGAGGCCGCGGGACTCACTGGCTACGAGGAGGTCGCTGCCGGACAGCTCTCACACGGTCAGCAACAGCAACTGGAAATAGGGATGGCCGCCGCGCTCGAGCCCGATCTGCTCCTGCTGGACGAACCGGTTGCCGGCTTGGACGTGGCCGAGCGCGAGGCCATCGCCGAGCGCATCACGCGACTCAACGAGGAGCAGGGAATCGCCTTCGTCGTCATCGAACACGACACCGACTTCGTTGCAAGCATCGCCGAAGAAGTGACCGTCCTGCACAACGGCGATGTGTTCCGCGAGGGACCGATTGAGGAGATCGCGTCCGACCCGGAAGTCCAGCGGATATATCTGGGGGGTGAGTCGTGA
- a CDS encoding ABC transporter ATP-binding protein, protein MLELDDVSAAYDTTPILRDVDLAVEAGEIVGVMGKNGVGKTTLLKTVMGLLEPSDGTISYNGTDVTRASADERARAGIGYIPQGRDVFPKLTVEQNIKMGETIRSESDETLYDQIYDYFPVLEERASQEAGTLSGGQQQMLAIGRALISNPDLLLLDEPSEGIQPSIVDQISQDMQTINDDLGTTILFVEQNLGVIREMADRCYAMERGTVVDELGPSTIADEDAIAEYLAV, encoded by the coding sequence ATGCTCGAACTCGACGATGTTTCCGCCGCCTACGACACGACACCAATACTTCGGGACGTAGACCTCGCCGTCGAGGCGGGGGAAATCGTCGGCGTGATGGGGAAAAACGGTGTCGGCAAGACGACGCTCCTGAAGACGGTGATGGGGCTACTGGAACCCAGCGACGGGACCATCAGCTACAACGGTACTGACGTGACTCGCGCGAGCGCCGACGAGCGCGCACGGGCCGGTATCGGCTACATCCCGCAGGGCCGCGACGTGTTCCCCAAGCTAACTGTCGAGCAGAACATCAAGATGGGCGAGACAATCCGGTCGGAGAGCGACGAGACGCTGTACGACCAGATATACGACTACTTCCCGGTCCTCGAAGAGCGAGCCAGTCAGGAGGCTGGCACGCTCTCAGGCGGGCAACAGCAGATGCTTGCTATCGGCCGCGCATTGATCTCGAACCCCGACTTGCTCCTGCTTGATGAGCCAAGCGAGGGTATCCAGCCCTCTATCGTTGACCAGATCAGTCAGGACATGCAGACCATCAACGACGACCTCGGGACGACGATTCTGTTCGTCGAGCAGAACCTCGGTGTGATTCGCGAGATGGCCGACCGCTGTTACGCGATGGAGCGTGGCACGGTCGTCGACGAACTCGGTCCGTCGACAATTGCCGACGAGGACGCGATTGCGGAGTACCTCGCGGTCTGA
- a CDS encoding sodium-dependent transporter, with protein sequence MSDRDSWISNLGFVLAAVGGAAGLGNIWRFPWLTAGNGGSAFLIVYLLVVVGIGVPGLLAEFVLGRCGRQTPTAALRSLTGSRWGSWLGAFNVLTTLVILSFYSVVGGWILRYTLVSPVGAYFGQPQQYFGAMSFGLEAVAFHLLFLGIVAAIVFFGVSNGIERVSKVMLPGVVIILLGLAIWTATQPGTAAGYAFYLSFDADYLAANFLSVIGPAAGQALFTLSLGAGVMLTYASYLDDNASLPRDTLVIAVSNTFIGVLAGLVVIPLLFSQGVDPGQGGPGALFVALATAFETLPGGTLVATAFFATVLMAAVTSGISLLETPVATLVDSFDIPRRRATVLVSVLLAATGSGLALTSPVFQFVSGTLADLMLTVGLFAFTVIVGWLLRGEALAEFRAGTDRFEWVARPWLLTVSWILPVVVLFLLTNTIASLAGMSLGLGGRALIAVVGTVALAVAVTSGNWSERLSSS encoded by the coding sequence ATGTCCGATCGTGACTCATGGATATCGAACCTCGGCTTCGTGCTTGCCGCCGTCGGCGGTGCGGCGGGCCTCGGGAACATCTGGCGGTTCCCGTGGCTGACCGCCGGGAACGGTGGCAGCGCGTTCCTCATCGTCTACCTGCTCGTCGTCGTCGGCATCGGTGTCCCGGGATTGCTCGCTGAGTTCGTCCTCGGACGCTGTGGCCGGCAGACGCCAACCGCAGCGTTGCGCTCGCTCACAGGCTCCCGCTGGGGGTCGTGGCTGGGCGCGTTCAACGTCCTCACGACGCTCGTCATCCTCTCGTTTTACTCCGTCGTGGGCGGGTGGATCCTCCGCTACACGCTGGTTTCGCCGGTCGGGGCGTACTTCGGCCAGCCCCAGCAGTACTTCGGGGCAATGAGCTTCGGCCTTGAAGCGGTCGCCTTTCACCTGCTGTTCCTTGGTATCGTCGCCGCGATTGTCTTCTTCGGCGTGAGCAACGGCATCGAACGCGTCTCGAAGGTGATGCTTCCGGGCGTCGTGATAATCCTCCTCGGCCTCGCGATATGGACGGCCACCCAACCGGGTACGGCCGCCGGCTACGCGTTCTATCTCAGCTTCGACGCCGACTACCTCGCCGCCAACTTCCTGAGCGTCATCGGGCCAGCGGCGGGCCAAGCACTGTTCACCCTCTCGCTTGGCGCTGGGGTAATGCTGACCTATGCCTCGTATCTCGACGACAATGCATCTCTCCCACGAGACACGCTGGTCATTGCGGTCTCGAACACGTTCATCGGTGTCCTCGCCGGGCTGGTCGTCATTCCGCTGCTGTTTTCTCAGGGCGTTGACCCCGGGCAGGGCGGCCCCGGGGCGTTGTTCGTGGCGCTCGCGACAGCGTTCGAGACGCTTCCGGGTGGCACACTGGTCGCGACGGCGTTTTTCGCGACCGTTTTGATGGCCGCGGTGACCAGTGGTATCAGCCTGCTCGAAACGCCGGTGGCAACGCTTGTTGACAGCTTTGATATCCCGCGACGCCGAGCAACGGTGCTGGTCTCGGTCCTGCTTGCGGCCACCGGGAGCGGGCTGGCACTCACAAGCCCGGTCTTTCAGTTCGTCTCCGGCACGCTCGCAGACCTGATGTTGACCGTCGGGCTGTTCGCGTTCACTGTCATCGTGGGCTGGCTGCTGCGCGGCGAAGCGCTGGCGGAGTTCCGTGCTGGAACCGACCGTTTCGAATGGGTCGCCAGACCGTGGCTCCTGACAGTTAGCTGGATTCTCCCTGTCGTCGTGCTGTTCCTGCTGACGAACACGATCGCGTCACTCGCCGGGATGTCGCTGGGACTTGGCGGCCGAGCGCTTATCGCTGTCGTCGGGACTGTTGCTCTGGCTGTCGCAGTTACGAGCGGAAACTGGAGCGAGCGGCTCAGTTCGAGCTAA
- a CDS encoding MaoC family dehydratase, protein MKLYEDVSVGDVRQSDGYTVSKSEIIEFGEKYDPQPFHTDEDAAKDSVFGGLVASGWQTAAICMRLNVENSEDMATQAGVGVDNLRWHQPLQPGETLRLRTEIIDKRPSDSDPNRGFITTRHEGLNQDDELVISYEATAMIRRETDE, encoded by the coding sequence ATGAAACTTTACGAGGATGTTTCGGTTGGCGACGTACGACAATCCGATGGATACACTGTGTCGAAATCCGAAATCATAGAATTCGGCGAGAAGTACGACCCCCAACCGTTCCACACTGATGAGGACGCAGCGAAGGACTCCGTCTTTGGCGGGCTAGTCGCGTCTGGATGGCAGACCGCCGCGATCTGTATGCGTCTCAACGTCGAGAACAGCGAGGATATGGCAACACAGGCTGGCGTCGGCGTCGACAACCTCCGCTGGCATCAGCCGCTCCAGCCCGGTGAGACGCTACGATTACGGACCGAAATCATCGACAAGCGACCCTCCGACAGCGACCCGAACCGGGGATTCATCACAACCCGCCACGAAGGACTGAATCAGGACGACGAACTGGTTATCTCATACGAGGCGACAGCCATGATCCGCCGCGAGACCGACGAGTGA
- a CDS encoding DUF6498-containing protein, translating into MPFTRRVLSPEDSRRTELLSTIVSNSLPVVGVGLFGWNAAAVLFLYWFELGVDSVWALVRAVFAGRPPDIETGTLLIGPLAERQFSLSIPRTGLQVYLTTLLVLPVTVLILAGVWLFTGALLIGPLPEPSTETVTGVLLATVGIFGLTGVTTIRNYFYNGEYRKHNSTTAFRGLLPRIVTVFFGGIITLTLITAATEGPEAELGSLDPTAVGLPLVLMVVCFKFASDLLGVYSDRLAVYFKSYDAEYGWQNAPPEARSIGGTLTDAPERVRPVRWGRVLGGLLQFPYHSGSLFLGGMGLLVAVLFAIGSAWDIVAVIVVTSVSIPILLLCFDQLLRYGTVEYRIDPDAGVVVAYDRLFGTALWRIESWDERGLRVEQTPLDSLLGTETVTIEYAEGEYILPHLPDVTPVVAVFDRQPERAAQLIPGQAGLLG; encoded by the coding sequence ATGCCCTTCACCAGACGGGTTCTCTCTCCAGAGGATAGCCGTCGGACAGAACTGCTCAGTACCATTGTTTCGAATTCTCTCCCTGTTGTTGGTGTCGGATTGTTCGGCTGGAATGCGGCTGCAGTGCTGTTTCTGTACTGGTTTGAGCTTGGTGTCGACTCGGTCTGGGCACTCGTCCGGGCAGTGTTCGCCGGTCGCCCGCCGGATATTGAGACTGGCACCTTGCTTATCGGACCGCTGGCGGAACGACAGTTCTCCCTTTCCATCCCCCGAACCGGCCTGCAGGTCTATCTCACGACGCTACTCGTACTCCCGGTTACTGTTCTCATTCTGGCAGGCGTGTGGTTGTTTACTGGAGCCCTGCTCATCGGTCCACTGCCGGAGCCCAGTACAGAGACGGTAACTGGTGTGCTGCTGGCAACTGTCGGGATTTTCGGTCTGACGGGGGTCACAACGATACGGAATTACTTCTACAATGGGGAGTATCGGAAACACAACTCGACGACGGCGTTTCGTGGACTTTTGCCTCGGATAGTAACCGTCTTTTTCGGCGGTATAATCACTCTGACGCTGATAACAGCAGCTACGGAGGGACCTGAAGCGGAACTCGGCAGTCTTGACCCGACTGCCGTCGGCCTGCCACTGGTACTCATGGTCGTCTGTTTCAAATTCGCATCTGACCTCTTGGGCGTCTACAGCGACCGTCTTGCCGTCTATTTCAAATCATACGATGCGGAATATGGCTGGCAAAACGCCCCGCCGGAAGCACGATCTATTGGCGGGACGCTCACTGATGCACCTGAGCGCGTTCGCCCGGTTCGCTGGGGACGGGTACTCGGTGGCCTACTCCAGTTCCCATACCACTCGGGAAGCCTGTTTCTCGGTGGTATGGGGCTGCTCGTTGCGGTCCTGTTTGCAATCGGCAGTGCGTGGGACATCGTCGCCGTAATTGTTGTCACAAGCGTTAGCATCCCGATTCTTTTGCTGTGTTTCGATCAGCTATTGCGATACGGCACGGTCGAATACCGAATTGACCCTGATGCCGGTGTGGTCGTCGCATACGACCGCCTCTTTGGCACGGCACTCTGGCGCATTGAGTCGTGGGACGAACGTGGTCTCCGCGTTGAGCAGACGCCTCTTGATTCGCTGCTCGGAACTGAGACGGTTACTATCGAATACGCTGAGGGCGAGTATATCCTGCCACACTTGCCTGATGTCACTCCAGTCGTAGCGGTGTTTGACCGACAGCCTGAGCGCGCAGCACAGCTGATCCCCGGTCAGGCTGGGTTACTCGGGTGA
- a CDS encoding PQQ-binding-like beta-propeller repeat protein, producing the protein MVATGSVASIAGCSSSCPDDGAPDPSHTVEPSIDTAGFETVPGGSWPSPRFDAANTGYASVQLATTTPSVRWQADISTAATGDETTSAAVVADETVVLTTSTSVVALSLSDGTEQWRHELTPATVPSIVGIGDGPAPPVLADGRVFLSTEEGVIALEIGDGTVAWRNTDTAGAGVPTVTDAALFVPMTDGVARFDVDDGRRQWTATVDGPRLAVADGTVVVAGEQIVAVDEATGERQWEHSDRPDGYPVVSDGTVYVSGTYGDLIGRDLTDGTEQWRLDDRRSLEVPVVTPDSVYAIERPGESASATFAFDRVDDGPPAPRWCSEINISGAVTAAADDAVFTFQRDDGLTAFTTRFGEAVWQYPAEYEAVSLAVLDGGIVSASPDGTVVALGGA; encoded by the coding sequence ATGGTCGCCACCGGCTCAGTCGCCAGCATCGCAGGCTGTTCGTCGTCGTGTCCTGACGACGGCGCACCAGACCCATCGCATACAGTCGAACCGAGTATAGACACCGCTGGATTTGAGACAGTACCCGGCGGCTCGTGGCCGTCGCCGCGGTTCGACGCAGCGAACACGGGCTATGCGTCAGTCCAACTGGCAACGACAACACCGTCGGTCAGATGGCAAGCAGATATTTCGACCGCAGCTACTGGCGATGAAACAACTAGTGCGGCGGTCGTCGCCGACGAAACTGTCGTGCTAACGACTTCGACCAGCGTCGTCGCGCTGTCACTCAGTGACGGAACAGAACAGTGGCGGCACGAACTCACACCAGCCACAGTCCCGTCAATTGTCGGTATTGGAGACGGCCCAGCGCCACCGGTGCTAGCAGACGGTCGGGTCTTTCTCTCCACGGAAGAGGGTGTTATTGCACTCGAGATTGGCGACGGAACTGTCGCGTGGCGGAACACCGACACGGCCGGAGCGGGCGTTCCGACGGTAACTGATGCTGCCCTGTTCGTTCCCATGACCGATGGGGTTGCGAGATTTGATGTCGACGACGGACGACGGCAGTGGACGGCAACCGTCGATGGACCGAGGCTGGCCGTGGCCGACGGCACTGTGGTTGTCGCTGGTGAGCAGATCGTTGCGGTAGACGAAGCAACCGGAGAGCGCCAGTGGGAACACTCGGACCGACCCGACGGATATCCTGTCGTGTCCGATGGGACGGTCTATGTGTCCGGCACGTACGGCGACCTGATCGGCCGTGACCTCACAGACGGGACCGAGCAGTGGCGTCTCGACGACAGACGGTCACTCGAAGTCCCGGTCGTGACGCCCGATAGCGTGTACGCAATCGAGCGTCCCGGTGAGTCCGCCAGCGCGACGTTCGCTTTCGACCGCGTCGATGACGGCCCACCGGCGCCCCGGTGGTGCTCGGAGATCAATATTAGTGGCGCGGTGACTGCCGCAGCTGACGATGCTGTGTTCACGTTCCAGCGTGACGATGGTCTCACCGCGTTCACGACGCGTTTCGGCGAGGCAGTATGGCAGTATCCGGCCGAGTATGAGGCAGTCTCACTGGCGGTCCTCGATGGTGGAATCGTGAGCGCGTCGCCGGACGGAACGGTCGTGGCTCTTGGAGGTGCGTGA
- a CDS encoding MTH865 family protein, translated as MTADTAEQLRAELETVFTSAEYPVEEPMELVPALPDGPSTTFEAGDVRVGVMDFGAEYAEYQNYPYETAEALIDDLMTGFREEGLFD; from the coding sequence ATGACAGCAGACACCGCCGAGCAACTCAGAGCGGAACTAGAGACGGTTTTCACCAGCGCAGAGTACCCTGTTGAGGAACCGATGGAGTTGGTGCCAGCTCTGCCGGACGGCCCGAGCACGACGTTCGAGGCTGGTGACGTACGCGTCGGAGTGATGGACTTTGGCGCGGAGTACGCCGAGTACCAAAATTATCCGTACGAGACGGCTGAGGCCCTCATCGACGATCTGATGACTGGCTTTCGAGAAGAGGGGCTATTCGACTGA
- a CDS encoding heavy-metal-associated domain-containing protein: protein MSTTLTVAGMSCGHCEQTVEEAIESLAGVKDAEADKDAEQVSVDGDVSTDQLIAAVEDAGYDAGT from the coding sequence ATGTCTACGACGTTGACCGTTGCGGGGATGAGTTGTGGTCACTGTGAGCAAACCGTCGAGGAAGCCATCGAATCGCTCGCTGGTGTCAAAGACGCTGAAGCCGACAAAGACGCCGAACAGGTGTCTGTCGACGGCGATGTCAGCACAGACCAACTCATCGCCGCTGTGGAGGATGCGGGGTATGACGCAGGGACCTGA
- a CDS encoding universal stress protein: MYSDILVPTDGSASMQQVLEHTIDIADGRDVTVHALYVIDDRAFLSMDDEMQDEVLENLRAEGEKATSVVRDTLEQDGIEVSTAIQRGKPADHIVSYVADADIDLITMGTQADKYEKNMLGSTAQKVVTKSSVPVLTVDVSESEQESA; this comes from the coding sequence ATGTATAGCGATATTCTCGTTCCAACGGATGGGAGTGCGTCAATGCAGCAGGTGCTGGAGCATACAATCGATATTGCCGACGGACGGGATGTCACCGTCCACGCGCTGTATGTCATCGACGACCGGGCGTTCCTGTCGATGGATGACGAGATGCAGGACGAAGTGCTGGAGAATCTGCGAGCGGAAGGCGAAAAGGCCACGTCGGTCGTTCGAGACACGCTTGAACAGGACGGGATTGAAGTCTCGACAGCTATCCAGCGGGGCAAACCAGCGGACCACATTGTGTCGTATGTTGCAGACGCCGACATTGACCTGATTACGATGGGAACGCAGGCAGACAAATACGAAAAGAATATGCTCGGAAGCACAGCGCAGAAGGTCGTCACGAAGTCGTCTGTTCCCGTACTCACTGTTGACGTGTCCGAGTCAGAACAAGAGAGTGCGTAG